A part of Spiribacter vilamensis genomic DNA contains:
- the hemA gene encoding glutamyl-tRNA reductase, with protein sequence MPVVTLGLNHESAPLTVREQVVLPAEMLDSALSALAQRPGVREAAVLSTCNRTEIYAVLAPEATPAILHRWLAHQQGLSADWLEPYLYVYEGRDAVVHLLRVAAGLDSLVLGEPQILGQAKLAYRSAADAGLLGQILDRLFQHAFSLAKRVRTETVIGTHPVSVAFAAVTLARQIFDRLDRRRALLIGAGEMIELTARHFREQGMGELVIANRSHDRAEALASTCGGTAIGLDGIDAFLPKADIIISCTASNEPVVSREQIRKSLRKRRHEPVFIVDLAVPRDIEASVDRLEDVYLYTVDDLRNVIDRNQRSRAAAAEEAEKLVDEQAERFMDWIRTLDAVSAIRRYRLHGEHQRDYALEQARREISAGQPPEQVLEALAHRLTRKLLHLPTMGLRDAARSGDPEIIRQSHRLLGLDDSRDDDDQ encoded by the coding sequence ATGCCTGTCGTCACCCTGGGGCTCAACCACGAATCGGCACCGCTCACCGTCAGGGAGCAGGTGGTCCTGCCGGCGGAAATGCTGGACAGTGCGCTGTCCGCCCTTGCGCAGCGCCCCGGTGTGCGTGAAGCCGCGGTCCTGTCGACCTGCAACCGAACCGAGATCTATGCCGTGCTGGCACCCGAAGCAACTCCGGCCATCCTGCATCGGTGGTTGGCTCACCAGCAGGGCCTGAGCGCGGACTGGCTCGAGCCCTATCTCTATGTCTACGAAGGCCGGGATGCGGTCGTCCATCTCCTGCGGGTCGCGGCGGGGCTGGACTCGCTCGTCCTTGGCGAGCCGCAGATCCTCGGCCAGGCCAAACTGGCTTATCGCTCGGCGGCAGACGCGGGGTTGCTCGGGCAGATCCTTGACCGCCTCTTCCAGCATGCCTTCTCCCTCGCCAAGCGCGTGCGTACGGAGACGGTGATCGGCACCCATCCGGTATCGGTCGCCTTTGCCGCCGTCACCCTCGCACGCCAGATATTCGACCGGCTCGACCGTCGCCGCGCACTGCTCATCGGGGCCGGCGAGATGATCGAGCTCACGGCCCGGCACTTCCGGGAACAAGGCATGGGCGAGCTCGTGATCGCCAACCGGAGCCACGACCGGGCCGAGGCACTGGCGAGTACCTGCGGCGGAACCGCAATCGGGCTCGACGGGATTGATGCGTTCCTCCCGAAAGCCGACATCATCATCTCCTGCACAGCCAGCAACGAACCCGTTGTCAGTCGCGAGCAGATCCGCAAGAGCCTTCGCAAGCGTCGACACGAACCGGTCTTTATCGTCGATCTCGCGGTGCCGCGGGACATCGAGGCCAGCGTGGACCGGCTCGAGGACGTCTACCTGTACACTGTCGACGATCTTCGCAATGTCATCGACCGCAACCAGCGAAGCCGCGCCGCGGCCGCCGAAGAGGCGGAAAAGCTTGTCGATGAGCAGGCCGAGCGGTTCATGGACTGGATCCGGACGCTGGATGCGGTCAGCGCGATCCGACGCTATCGACTGCATGGCGAGCACCAGCGTGACTATGCCCTGGAACAGGCGCGGCGCGAGATCAGCGCCGGCCAGCCACCGGAGCAGGTGCTGGAGGCGCTCGCGCACCGCCTGACCCGTAAACTTTTGCACTTACCCACCATGGGGCTGCGCGACGCTGCCCGCAGCGGCGATCCGGAGATTATCCGGCAGAGTCATCGCCTGCTGGGCCTCGACGACAGCCGGGACGACGACGACCAATGA
- a CDS encoding tetratricopeptide repeat protein produces the protein MERFANRKLLSVLLVVCLMAACTRLERNASPAPAPTDRAPMAIVMAAELAVARGDIARASTLYDRTAERLSDVEVIARGARLALRAGDMAAASRLGGRWVALAPDSGEARRLQGLVSLRRGNTERAIDRFLEGLPTDPGDRDAVIDRLGQRLRDSALPPEALDVMRAVAASAPQSEGAQLALARLAIHRDQPAVALEVVASVLASRPESRNARLIRADALLELDRIDEALAVFRALLAESPDNEALGFEYARALMAGNRDSQALEQFRSLVEAGTTRLQLLNAAVVVALRSGDDDLALTALQRLRATNAPLGRRSLLLEGRLLRRLDRLEESLDVFDLALQPRPDDAELRYARAMTRFAAGDLEGGEADLRHVLRDNPDNPEALNALGYVLVDQTDRIREGAKLIERAYEIRPDAPAIVDSMGWAAFRQGRLEEALGFLERAHERTNGDPEIAAHLGEVLWVLDRRDEARTVWRDAQQAFDGDHPVLEETMERLDQ, from the coding sequence ATGGAAAGGTTCGCGAATCGAAAGTTGCTCAGCGTACTGCTGGTGGTCTGCCTGATGGCGGCCTGCACCCGGCTGGAGCGCAATGCGTCCCCCGCGCCCGCCCCGACGGATCGGGCGCCAATGGCGATTGTGATGGCTGCGGAACTGGCGGTGGCGCGCGGTGATATTGCTCGGGCGAGCACGCTTTATGATCGCACTGCCGAGCGGCTGAGCGATGTCGAAGTTATCGCGCGCGGCGCGCGCCTGGCGCTCCGCGCCGGCGACATGGCGGCAGCAAGCCGTCTCGGCGGGCGCTGGGTGGCGCTGGCGCCGGACAGTGGTGAGGCAAGGCGTCTGCAGGGGCTGGTCAGCCTGCGCCGTGGCAACACCGAGCGGGCCATCGATCGGTTCCTGGAAGGGCTGCCGACGGATCCCGGAGATCGTGATGCCGTCATCGATCGGCTGGGCCAGCGCCTGCGCGACAGTGCATTGCCCCCGGAGGCCCTCGACGTCATGCGGGCGGTCGCGGCGTCGGCGCCGCAGTCGGAAGGGGCGCAACTGGCTCTGGCGCGACTGGCAATCCATCGCGACCAGCCTGCGGTGGCCCTGGAGGTGGTGGCATCCGTCCTCGCCAGCCGCCCGGAATCGCGTAACGCCCGACTGATTCGCGCCGATGCACTGCTGGAACTGGATCGCATCGACGAGGCACTGGCCGTCTTCCGCGCACTGCTCGCCGAGTCACCGGACAACGAGGCCCTGGGATTCGAGTACGCGCGTGCACTGATGGCGGGTAATCGCGATTCCCAGGCACTCGAGCAGTTTCGATCGCTGGTCGAGGCCGGGACGACGCGGCTGCAGCTCCTCAATGCCGCCGTGGTCGTGGCGCTCAGAAGCGGCGATGATGACCTTGCGCTGACGGCTCTGCAGCGCTTGCGCGCCACCAACGCTCCGCTTGGTCGCCGCAGTCTGCTGCTCGAGGGTCGGCTGCTGCGTCGTCTCGATCGGCTGGAAGAGAGCCTCGACGTGTTCGACCTCGCGCTCCAGCCGCGGCCGGATGACGCGGAGTTACGCTACGCCCGGGCGATGACCCGATTTGCGGCGGGTGATCTCGAGGGTGGCGAGGCGGATCTGCGCCATGTCCTTCGCGACAACCCTGACAACCCCGAGGCGCTCAATGCGCTGGGCTACGTTCTCGTGGATCAGACCGACCGGATCCGCGAAGGGGCGAAGCTGATCGAGCGGGCCTACGAGATCCGCCCGGATGCACCGGCGATCGTCGACAGCATGGGGTGGGCCGCCTTCCGGCAGGGCCGGCTCGAGGAGGCGCTGGGGTTTCTGGAGCGCGCTCATGAACGGACCAACGGCGACCCGGAGATCGCCGCGCACCTGGGCGAGGTGCTCTGGGTGCTGGATCGGCGTGACGAGGCACGCACGGTCTGGCGGGATGCGCAGCAGGCCTTTGACGGCGATCATCCAGTACTGGAGGAAACGATGGAGCGGCTGGATCAATGA